In Alteromonas naphthalenivorans, one DNA window encodes the following:
- a CDS encoding nitrate regulatory protein — MQTNHEITATTHYSDATKRFLLAAKRAEITVLEQLSSNCRIVISVRNMVHALQRERGATNIYLASKGDRFAGQRATHIEASCEAESMLRSQLKSLYLTDSHDTANPRLLSSITLALQGIDYLPVLREQAKNLTLSPLDSTRAYCRLVAGLLTVIFEAADIASDPVITRLLVALFNFMQGKEYAGQERAWGAIGFAETHFDKRLCDKLSALQHAQQHHFAVFNEFARTCHKEAYELLDGSPAAHDINQLRKMIAQLADGSPIAAEISEVWFDVATRRIDAMQEIENKLTDSLTKEAQTKVNNAHHEMKNHQRLIESFTDEHAQDGSPLTMLFDPSMPGLVEDSDLSLQQHDMTGSSKNTDISEQTQTLSAHRSFYDLLRGQAQYIEDMSRELEEAKRAITEHKLVDRAKLILMQQFQLNENDAYRKLQKQAMNEHKKLTDIAATVVEISNRANQR, encoded by the coding sequence ATGCAAACAAACCATGAAATAACGGCCACTACGCATTATAGCGATGCCACTAAGCGCTTCTTGCTCGCCGCGAAACGAGCTGAAATCACGGTGCTTGAGCAGTTATCAAGCAACTGCCGCATTGTTATTTCCGTTCGAAATATGGTGCATGCTCTGCAACGAGAACGTGGCGCCACCAACATTTATTTAGCGTCTAAAGGCGATAGGTTTGCAGGGCAACGTGCCACCCATATTGAAGCAAGCTGTGAAGCAGAGTCGATGTTGCGCAGCCAACTTAAATCACTGTATTTAACCGATAGCCATGATACGGCTAACCCTCGCTTGTTAAGCAGCATTACTTTAGCCCTTCAAGGTATTGATTACCTGCCCGTACTTCGTGAACAAGCGAAAAACCTGACCCTTTCACCGTTAGATTCCACCCGCGCTTATTGCCGCTTAGTGGCAGGGTTACTTACTGTAATTTTTGAAGCGGCAGATATTGCGAGCGATCCCGTCATTACCCGCCTTTTAGTTGCACTATTTAACTTTATGCAGGGGAAAGAATATGCGGGGCAAGAACGTGCATGGGGGGCTATTGGCTTTGCAGAGACGCATTTTGACAAGCGCTTGTGTGACAAGCTCAGCGCATTACAACACGCCCAGCAGCATCACTTTGCCGTGTTTAATGAATTCGCCCGCACCTGCCATAAAGAGGCTTATGAGCTTTTAGATGGCAGCCCTGCCGCACACGATATTAATCAATTACGCAAAATGATTGCACAACTTGCTGATGGCAGCCCCATTGCGGCTGAAATTAGTGAAGTCTGGTTCGATGTGGCCACACGACGTATTGATGCCATGCAAGAAATTGAAAATAAACTAACCGACAGCTTAACGAAAGAAGCGCAGACGAAAGTAAACAATGCGCATCATGAAATGAAAAACCATCAGCGGTTAATTGAAAGCTTTACCGATGAACACGCACAAGATGGCTCCCCCCTCACAATGCTATTCGACCCTAGCATGCCAGGTTTAGTGGAAGACAGTGATCTCTCATTACAACAGCATGATATGACGGGTTCGAGTAAAAACACTGATATTAGCGAACAAACACAAACCCTGTCTGCGCACCGCTCATTTTACGATTTATTGCGAGGACAAGCTCAGTATATTGAAGACATGAGCCGTGAGTTAGAAGAAGCTAAACGCGCCATCACCGAGCACAAGTTGGTGGATAGAGCCAAGCTCATTCTGATGCAGCAATTTCAATTAAATGAAAATGATGCGTATCGAAAACTACAAAAGCAGGCCATGAATGAGCATAAAAAACTTACTGATATAGCCGCTACCGTGGTTGAAATATCAAATAGAGCCAACCAACGCTGA
- a CDS encoding gamma-glutamylcyclotransferase family protein codes for MRLVDVKAADGSVKESVKSSANESIKDSAKDSWLATLASQQSKHIVLGYGSLLSRDSRERHSGIYTQGLPVRVSGFKRAWVTRSLQEKQTYVGAVADRTSQLNAQLIPAEVNPSLRAREKNYRFVEVPASAIEHVSSSLCNQPSFTSALRDALSHHQLWLCETLLCHHPSSDFPVSQTYIDTCLVGCLEHGGISEATAFIEHTHGWNHPRINDRVNPVYPRAAAISKQHLTQIDTLLKKVTQSTQRHSHSCCY; via the coding sequence GTGCGCTTGGTAGACGTAAAAGCAGCAGACGGCTCGGTTAAAGAGTCGGTAAAAAGCTCGGCAAATGAATCGATAAAAGATTCAGCGAAAGACAGTTGGTTAGCTACCTTAGCTAGCCAGCAAAGTAAACATATTGTGCTAGGTTATGGCAGTTTGCTTAGTCGAGATTCCCGAGAGCGTCACTCCGGTATTTATACTCAAGGTTTACCCGTGCGTGTTTCAGGTTTTAAACGCGCATGGGTTACCCGAAGCCTGCAAGAAAAACAAACCTATGTTGGCGCCGTTGCCGATAGAACATCTCAATTAAATGCCCAGCTTATTCCTGCCGAGGTAAACCCTTCATTGCGCGCGCGAGAAAAAAACTACCGCTTTGTGGAAGTGCCAGCCAGTGCAATCGAACATGTAAGTTCCTCCTTGTGCAATCAACCTTCTTTCACTTCTGCGCTTCGTGATGCGTTAAGCCATCACCAACTCTGGTTATGTGAAACTTTACTGTGTCATCACCCCAGCAGCGACTTCCCCGTTTCACAAACCTACATTGATACTTGTCTAGTGGGCTGCTTAGAGCATGGCGGGATAAGTGAAGCTACCGCTTTTATTGAACACACTCATGGGTGGAACCACCCTAGAATTAATGACAGAGTAAATCCCGTTTACCCAAGAGCTGCCGCTATTTCTAAGCAACATTTAACGCAAATAGACACGCTGCTAAAAAAGGTAACACAATCCACACAGAGGCATAGTCATTCATGTTGTTACTAA
- a CDS encoding peptidylprolyl isomerase has translation MALIFSALVFTSAAMSPNALAAKKDDGSQIQPDNYYPRVKIETTMGDIVVELDRRRAPITVNNFLRYVDKRSYENTIFHRIVPGFVVQGGGYTTDFEGKSNYPEIFNESGNGLTNDLHTIAMARQDDPHTANRQFFFNVNDNETLNPGRDWGYAVFGMIVEGEDIVDAMSEVETEYSLMLNTNNVPIEPIIIKKVTVLPPF, from the coding sequence ATGGCCTTAATTTTCTCAGCTCTCGTTTTTACGTCAGCAGCAATGAGCCCTAACGCATTGGCGGCTAAAAAAGATGATGGCTCACAAATTCAGCCAGATAACTATTACCCTAGAGTTAAAATTGAAACCACCATGGGTGATATTGTGGTTGAATTAGACCGCCGCCGTGCGCCTATTACCGTGAATAACTTTTTACGTTATGTAGACAAGCGCAGTTATGAAAACACTATTTTTCATCGTATTGTGCCAGGGTTTGTGGTGCAAGGCGGCGGCTATACCACCGATTTTGAAGGTAAGTCTAATTACCCTGAAATATTCAATGAGTCGGGAAATGGGCTAACCAATGACTTACACACCATCGCTATGGCCCGACAAGATGATCCGCATACTGCAAATCGTCAGTTTTTCTTTAACGTTAACGACAACGAAACCCTAAACCCAGGTCGAGACTGGGGCTATGCGGTTTTTGGCATGATTGTAGAAGGCGAAGATATTGTGGATGCGATGTCTGAAGTGGAGACCGAGTATTCGCTAATGCTGAACACCAACAATGTACCTATTGAGCCTATTATCATTAAAAAGGTGACTGTGCTTCCACCGTTCTAA
- a CDS encoding alpha-ketoglutarate-dependent dioxygenase AlkB family protein encodes MQLPLFTDAKAAKNSPITLPLPEAEVRYYPQWISSEQANDYQGVFESTLPWRQDTIRMYGKYLDVPRLQAWHGDPECLYKYSGIKLAPQPWTPELAVIRDKCIEVCDIPFNSVLANWYRHGQDSMSMHADDEPELGPNPVVASVTFGESRPFVFKHKETGARFTQILEHGSLLVMGETTQSHYLHGIAKTTKHIGGRINLTFRHLISTK; translated from the coding sequence ATGCAATTACCACTTTTTACTGACGCGAAAGCAGCGAAAAACTCACCCATTACGCTACCGTTGCCAGAAGCTGAGGTGCGCTATTATCCGCAATGGATTAGCTCAGAGCAAGCGAATGACTACCAAGGCGTGTTTGAAAGCACTTTGCCGTGGCGACAAGACACCATTCGTATGTATGGAAAATACCTCGACGTGCCTAGATTGCAGGCTTGGCACGGTGATCCTGAGTGTCTTTATAAATATTCGGGTATTAAGCTTGCACCACAACCTTGGACCCCTGAATTGGCGGTCATTCGAGATAAATGCATCGAGGTTTGTGATATTCCCTTCAACAGTGTGCTGGCAAACTGGTATCGACATGGGCAAGACAGCATGAGTATGCATGCTGATGATGAGCCTGAGCTCGGACCTAATCCCGTAGTTGCGTCGGTCACTTTTGGTGAGTCTCGCCCTTTTGTGTTTAAACACAAAGAAACCGGTGCCCGTTTTACCCAAATATTAGAGCACGGAAGTTTACTAGTCATGGGGGAAACCACCCAATCGCATTATCTGCACGGTATTGCTAAGACGACTAAACATATCGGTGGTAGAATTAACCTTACTTTCCGGCACTTAATTTCAACCAAGTAG
- a CDS encoding phosphatase PAP2 family protein → MEVRSSVNAYLQIVKTPTVQVVLLGGGFLLLMLFATMEVLAPFDNAVIEMLVWDDTPGVIQRFFENFTALGSNEVLIFFSLAVAGFLKLTGHPKKALTLLMAVAAGLVITFVLKAGIDRPRPPLSGHQVTVLTQSFPSAHAMMSTLVYFCIARLFCFSITEIKLKIWVYSLTTLLVFVIGLSRVQLGVHWPTDVIAGWLGGGAIAAFSFYVIKWQRNLSIRSDHSK, encoded by the coding sequence ATGGAAGTAAGAAGTTCGGTTAACGCGTATTTGCAGATAGTAAAAACACCTACGGTACAGGTGGTGTTATTAGGCGGAGGCTTTTTGCTGCTAATGCTATTTGCCACTATGGAAGTATTAGCGCCTTTTGACAACGCCGTCATTGAAATGTTGGTGTGGGACGATACGCCTGGAGTGATTCAACGCTTCTTTGAAAATTTCACTGCGCTTGGCAGTAATGAAGTGCTTATCTTTTTTTCACTTGCCGTTGCTGGTTTTTTGAAATTGACTGGGCATCCAAAAAAAGCACTTACGCTATTAATGGCGGTAGCTGCAGGTTTAGTGATTACCTTTGTGCTTAAAGCGGGTATAGACCGTCCTAGGCCGCCGCTGTCTGGCCATCAAGTGACCGTATTAACGCAAAGCTTTCCCTCTGCTCATGCCATGATGTCTACCCTTGTTTACTTCTGTATAGCGAGGCTTTTTTGTTTTTCTATTACAGAAATTAAATTGAAAATATGGGTATATTCTCTGACTACGCTATTGGTATTTGTTATTGGTTTGAGTCGTGTGCAGCTTGGTGTGCATTGGCCGACAGACGTAATAGCGGGGTGGCTAGGAGGCGGGGCGATAGCCGCATTTAGTTTCTACGTGATTAAATGGCAAAGGAATTTAAGCATTCGTTCTGATCATTCGAAATAA
- a CDS encoding SulP family inorganic anion transporter, whose protein sequence is MFDLITNRDSNVKNDVLSGITVALALVPEAVAFAFVAGVEPMIGLYAAFMMGLITSAIGGRPGMISGATGAMAVVMVALVAQHGVQYLFAAVILAGLLQILCGIFKLGKFIRLVPYPVMLGFVNGLAIVIFLAQLGQFKVVNAFGQLEWMQGTMLYWMLGLVALTMAIIYLLPKLTTAVPASLVAIVTVTAMVHGLDLEARTVIDFVRDLLPEAQKATATLAGELPTFAIPMVPFTWETVMIVLPTSIILCLVGLIESLLTLSLIDEMTDTRGRGNKECVGQGVANTVNGFFGGMGGCAMIGQSMININSGGRGRLSGITAALVLLAFILFAAPLIEMIPLAALVGVMFVVVIATFEWASFRIIRGVNKEDAFVLFLVTAVTVIADLAIAVVVGVIVSALVFAWKHARHIEVKSHIDSDDWKVYDLEGPLFFGSVSHFKDLFDIANDPEHVVIDFKESRIWDSSGIDALDTLADKYEQQGKKLHIRHISDECRNLLRKADKFVEINVNEDPRYRVATDKLA, encoded by the coding sequence ATGTTTGATTTAATTACTAATCGAGATAGTAATGTAAAAAATGACGTGCTTTCTGGTATTACCGTTGCACTTGCACTGGTACCAGAAGCGGTTGCTTTTGCATTTGTTGCTGGTGTTGAGCCCATGATTGGGTTGTATGCCGCCTTTATGATGGGACTTATTACGTCGGCCATTGGTGGACGTCCAGGAATGATTTCTGGTGCGACAGGTGCGATGGCCGTGGTCATGGTGGCTCTAGTAGCACAGCATGGTGTTCAATATCTGTTTGCCGCTGTTATTTTAGCCGGTCTACTGCAAATACTCTGCGGTATATTCAAGCTTGGTAAGTTTATCCGATTGGTGCCTTACCCTGTTATGCTCGGGTTTGTAAACGGCCTAGCGATTGTTATTTTCCTTGCTCAACTAGGGCAATTTAAAGTGGTTAATGCGTTTGGGCAGCTGGAGTGGATGCAAGGAACCATGTTGTACTGGATGCTTGGATTGGTTGCACTGACCATGGCGATTATCTACTTACTGCCTAAGTTAACCACAGCGGTACCGGCGTCTTTGGTGGCTATTGTTACGGTAACGGCTATGGTACACGGTCTTGATTTAGAAGCGCGTACAGTAATCGATTTCGTGCGTGATTTATTACCTGAAGCGCAAAAAGCCACTGCTACACTTGCCGGTGAGTTGCCTACATTTGCTATCCCTATGGTGCCATTTACCTGGGAAACAGTGATGATTGTTCTGCCTACTTCAATCATTTTATGTTTGGTTGGTTTGATTGAGTCATTACTGACTTTATCACTTATTGATGAAATGACAGATACCCGCGGTCGTGGCAACAAAGAATGTGTTGGTCAGGGCGTGGCGAACACAGTGAATGGCTTTTTCGGCGGCATGGGCGGTTGTGCCATGATTGGACAAAGCATGATCAACATTAACTCTGGTGGTCGTGGTCGTTTATCAGGAATTACTGCTGCTTTGGTACTTCTTGCCTTTATCCTTTTCGCTGCACCATTGATTGAAATGATCCCGCTAGCCGCGTTAGTTGGCGTAATGTTCGTGGTGGTTATCGCTACCTTTGAATGGGCATCGTTCCGCATTATTCGTGGTGTAAACAAAGAAGACGCTTTTGTTCTGTTTTTAGTTACCGCGGTAACGGTTATAGCTGACCTAGCGATTGCAGTAGTGGTGGGTGTTATCGTTTCTGCCTTGGTATTTGCATGGAAGCATGCACGCCATATTGAGGTTAAAAGTCACATCGATAGTGATGATTGGAAAGTCTATGATTTAGAAGGGCCACTGTTCTTCGGCTCTGTTAGTCATTTCAAAGACTTATTTGATATTGCCAATGACCCAGAGCATGTGGTTATCGACTTTAAAGAATCGCGAATTTGGGACTCATCGGGTATAGATGCCTTAGATACGTTAGCTGATAAATACGAACAACAAGGTAAGAAACTGCATATTCGTCATATTAGTGATGAGTGTCGCAACTTATTGCGTAAAGCTGATAAGTTCGTAGAAATTAACGTGAATGAAGATCCACGTTACCGGGTTGCTACCGATAAGCTAGCTTAA
- a CDS encoding methyltransferase translates to MNTEFSMAERQFTLIRYPEKHQHKSLQAWDSADELLIEHVEAHLEALVETQTETSSTLGPILIFNDDFGTLGCWFTQYNPIWISDSYISLRSLQENLGRNHLKSVIDEAGALTSPVTSLTSVESLTFMPEKAPSVIMLKVPRTLALLEQQLIDIKRYAAPGTHIVAAGKIKAVTKSVSALFEKIIGPAKTSLAKKKSRLVFSTLDEKISPIPSPYPETWECKGATGQTFVLKNHANVFSRQSLDIGARLMLEHMTVSANETVVDLGCGNGILGVNALALAGDCKVIFIDESFMAVESARLNVLENFPDKIDQCEFIASNCLESLLEKQQSPWVTKILCNPPFHQQNAITDHIAWQMFNDSKHALVKGGQLVVVGNRHLEHHVKLKRMFGGSDVLASDKKFVILGTAKR, encoded by the coding sequence ATGAATACAGAATTTTCAATGGCAGAGCGCCAGTTTACCTTAATACGCTACCCTGAAAAACATCAGCACAAAAGCCTACAAGCGTGGGACAGTGCCGATGAACTGCTTATTGAGCATGTAGAAGCGCACCTTGAAGCGCTTGTTGAAACTCAAACTGAAACATCCTCTACCTTGGGGCCCATACTCATTTTTAATGATGACTTTGGTACCCTTGGATGTTGGTTTACGCAGTATAATCCTATTTGGATTTCAGATTCGTATATTAGCTTGCGATCATTACAAGAAAACTTAGGGCGTAACCATTTGAAATCGGTTATTGATGAGGCTGGCGCGCTAACGTCACCCGTAACCAGTTTAACCAGTGTTGAAAGCCTTACTTTCATGCCAGAGAAGGCCCCCAGCGTTATCATGCTGAAAGTACCTCGCACACTGGCGTTACTTGAACAACAGCTTATCGATATTAAACGCTATGCTGCGCCTGGTACGCATATTGTGGCGGCAGGTAAAATAAAAGCCGTGACCAAGTCGGTATCCGCCTTGTTTGAGAAAATCATTGGCCCTGCTAAAACGTCCTTGGCAAAGAAAAAATCGCGATTGGTTTTTAGTACCCTTGATGAAAAAATTTCACCTATCCCTTCGCCTTATCCTGAAACATGGGAATGCAAAGGCGCCACAGGCCAAACCTTCGTATTAAAAAACCACGCAAATGTATTTTCTCGTCAGTCATTAGATATTGGTGCCCGTTTAATGCTTGAGCATATGACGGTAAGTGCTAACGAAACCGTGGTCGATTTAGGCTGCGGCAATGGAATATTAGGCGTAAACGCTTTAGCCTTGGCAGGCGACTGCAAGGTCATATTTATTGATGAGTCTTTTATGGCAGTGGAGAGTGCGCGATTAAACGTACTTGAGAATTTCCCAGACAAAATCGACCAGTGTGAGTTTATTGCCAGTAATTGCCTTGAAAGCTTGCTAGAAAAGCAACAATCGCCTTGGGTAACCAAGATATTGTGCAACCCCCCTTTCCATCAACAAAATGCCATTACCGACCATATTGCATGGCAAATGTTTAACGATTCAAAACACGCGTTAGTAAAAGGTGGCCAGTTAGTGGTGGTTGGAAACAGGCATCTTGAACATCACGTTAAACTTAAACGCATGTTTGGTGGTTCAGACGTGCTGGCAAGCGACAAAAAATTTGTTATTTTGGGCACAGCTAAACGATAA
- a CDS encoding BolA family protein: MNVKEFIESTLTSALSPALLNVEDESFMHNVPDGAQSHFKVTVVTDAFEGKRLIARHREINTLVDEALKGPVHALALHTYTPTEWVARGGEALTSPACLGGSKS; the protein is encoded by the coding sequence ATGAATGTTAAAGAATTTATAGAATCAACCCTAACAAGCGCGCTTTCGCCTGCGTTGTTGAACGTGGAAGACGAGAGCTTTATGCACAATGTGCCTGACGGTGCACAAAGCCATTTCAAGGTCACCGTAGTTACTGATGCCTTTGAAGGCAAACGTTTAATTGCTCGTCATCGTGAAATTAATACGTTGGTCGATGAAGCCTTGAAAGGGCCCGTACATGCGCTAGCATTACATACTTATACCCCAACAGAGTGGGTGGCCCGTGGTGGCGAAGCGCTCACATCGCCAGCCTGTCTAGGTGGCAGTAAGTCATAA
- a CDS encoding GNAT family N-acetyltransferase — MLLLTERLELSPLTQADKLWLVEMHQDPLWKQFIGYRGVASVEDAADYIDRVNAQVSEWGYGLLAIRNKKTTAPYGVCGLINRYVFSCPDLGFALLPDARKQGIALEATKAVIDWVEMEGDMHFITASTHPENERSQHLLRQLGFKKRGPYFIDRSTPVQTLFWRNSDSASR, encoded by the coding sequence ATGTTGTTACTAACTGAACGGTTGGAATTAAGCCCACTGACGCAAGCTGACAAACTGTGGTTAGTTGAAATGCACCAAGACCCGCTATGGAAGCAGTTTATTGGTTATCGTGGTGTGGCGAGCGTTGAAGATGCCGCTGACTATATTGACCGAGTGAACGCGCAGGTTAGTGAGTGGGGATATGGCTTATTGGCAATACGAAATAAAAAAACCACCGCGCCTTATGGTGTGTGTGGGCTAATTAATCGCTATGTTTTCAGTTGCCCTGATTTAGGCTTTGCGCTGCTACCAGATGCGCGTAAACAGGGGATAGCGTTAGAAGCAACTAAAGCGGTTATTGATTGGGTGGAAATGGAAGGAGATATGCATTTCATTACCGCCTCTACCCACCCCGAAAACGAACGTTCTCAACATCTATTACGCCAGCTAGGGTTTAAAAAACGCGGCCCTTACTTTATTGATAGGTCCACACCGGTTCAAACCCTATTCTGGCGCAACAGTGATTCCGCTAGCCGTTAG
- a CDS encoding TonB-dependent receptor, with protein MKMRSLLSLTIAGLLSSPSFATVISGKVTDVSGQPVEGAEVSIEGTRRVVTTDENGVYRFSDVKQTHVHLHVFSSQYIHGDNDLGEIVGDKTVDFSLTPSSVENIVVTATALQSSVLESVTPVTVIGAERLRRIEAPTLGETLKNTPGVQSTYFGPVSSSPIIRGNDGPRVKIVQNGLDVSDVSRVGPDHNVTSNLASATQVEVLRGPATLQYGSGAIGGVVNIVDKRIVQHQMDGVEGEAEVSYSTVDNGKYARGDVTGGSGNFAWHIDGYSRNTDDTDIPGYASVEPDEDEAYGVLESTAMETSDITAGLSYIGEEGYFGFAVEQLDNRYGVPGHSHEHEEDHDDEDHDEEDHDEEDHDEELHEEEGVLIDVDMTRYQAAGEWHSPIKGLTNAKFAAAYTDYEHVEIEDGEQGTIFTNKSSDIRASVSHEEVDGWHGVLGVQFQHSDYEAEGEEAFTPANTSSNYAVYLVEQKVVGDVTFELGGRVEYTEYDADDSELSLEVTHADEEEHEEEEDHEEHEEQVTSYSFNKYDFTSTSLSAGLNWEYAAGRSIATTLSRSERAPSQQELFSAGQHLATQSYELGLVFDLDEDGHIEEDLKDVEKEVSTNIDVTFRKFTGDWGYTVSLFYNQADDYIYQTNTGLLAITEEHEDHEEEEEEGHEEEGTPIYYFQQADADIWGLEAEAYYDVNGQVRVTVFSDYINAEIEDDNLPRTPPMRFGGNISYMSNGLSADVGVTWYDDQDDVASYETQTDGYTLLDASVQYEFGGQGVEWIVYAKGNNLTDEEARVHTSFLKDQAPLPGRNLTLGVRALF; from the coding sequence ATGAAAATGCGTTCACTGCTAAGTCTTACGATAGCAGGCCTACTCTCGTCTCCATCCTTTGCGACTGTTATTAGCGGTAAAGTTACCGATGTATCAGGTCAACCGGTTGAAGGTGCCGAGGTTAGCATTGAAGGTACGCGCCGAGTCGTTACCACCGATGAAAACGGTGTGTACCGTTTTAGCGATGTTAAGCAAACTCATGTGCATCTTCACGTATTTTCAAGCCAATATATTCATGGTGACAATGACCTTGGTGAAATCGTCGGTGATAAAACCGTAGATTTTTCACTTACCCCTTCGTCTGTTGAAAATATTGTTGTGACGGCTACCGCATTACAATCTTCAGTACTTGAGTCTGTTACGCCCGTTACTGTTATTGGCGCAGAGCGCCTTAGACGTATTGAAGCGCCGACATTAGGTGAAACATTGAAGAATACACCTGGGGTACAAAGTACGTACTTTGGCCCAGTTTCAAGTAGCCCGATTATTCGTGGTAACGATGGCCCACGGGTTAAAATTGTTCAAAACGGTTTAGATGTTTCTGATGTATCTCGTGTTGGCCCTGACCACAACGTCACGAGCAACCTGGCAAGTGCCACACAAGTAGAAGTGCTTCGTGGTCCTGCAACATTACAATATGGAAGCGGCGCCATTGGCGGTGTGGTTAATATTGTTGATAAGCGTATTGTGCAACATCAAATGGACGGTGTTGAAGGCGAGGCTGAAGTTAGCTACAGCACAGTAGATAACGGTAAATACGCTCGCGGTGATGTCACTGGTGGCAGCGGTAACTTTGCATGGCATATCGATGGTTACTCTCGTAACACAGATGACACTGATATTCCTGGTTATGCCTCAGTAGAGCCTGATGAAGACGAAGCATACGGTGTATTAGAAAGCACTGCGATGGAAACCAGCGATATAACGGCTGGCTTGTCTTATATTGGTGAGGAAGGTTACTTTGGCTTTGCGGTAGAGCAACTTGATAACCGTTATGGCGTGCCTGGTCACAGTCACGAACATGAAGAAGACCACGATGATGAAGATCATGATGAAGAAGATCATGACGAAGAAGATCATGATGAAGAGTTGCACGAAGAAGAAGGCGTATTGATTGACGTAGACATGACACGTTATCAAGCGGCAGGCGAATGGCATTCACCTATCAAAGGGTTAACCAATGCTAAGTTTGCTGCGGCTTATACCGATTACGAACATGTTGAAATTGAAGATGGCGAGCAAGGGACTATCTTCACTAACAAATCTAGCGATATACGCGCTTCAGTGTCTCACGAAGAAGTGGATGGCTGGCATGGTGTGCTAGGTGTTCAATTCCAACACAGTGATTATGAAGCCGAGGGTGAAGAAGCCTTTACCCCTGCAAATACCTCTTCTAACTATGCGGTTTACCTTGTAGAGCAAAAAGTCGTGGGTGATGTGACCTTCGAATTAGGTGGTCGTGTTGAATACACCGAATACGATGCCGATGACAGTGAATTATCTCTTGAAGTGACCCATGCTGATGAAGAAGAGCATGAAGAAGAAGAGGATCACGAAGAACATGAAGAGCAAGTCACGTCATATAGCTTCAACAAGTATGACTTCACCAGTACGTCTTTATCTGCTGGTTTAAACTGGGAATATGCAGCAGGTCGCTCAATTGCCACTACACTTTCACGTAGTGAGCGTGCGCCTAGCCAACAAGAGCTGTTTTCTGCAGGTCAGCATTTGGCCACACAAAGCTACGAGCTAGGTTTGGTTTTTGACTTAGATGAAGACGGTCATATTGAAGAAGACTTAAAAGACGTAGAAAAAGAAGTTAGCACCAATATCGATGTTACTTTCCGTAAATTCACTGGCGATTGGGGCTATACGGTTTCATTGTTTTATAACCAAGCAGATGATTATATTTATCAAACAAATACAGGGTTATTGGCAATAACTGAAGAGCACGAAGATCACGAGGAAGAAGAAGAGGAAGGCCATGAAGAAGAAGGCACACCTATCTACTACTTCCAGCAAGCTGATGCGGATATCTGGGGTCTGGAAGCCGAAGCCTACTATGATGTAAATGGGCAAGTACGCGTAACGGTATTTAGCGATTACATTAACGCAGAAATTGAAGATGATAACCTACCTCGAACGCCTCCTATGCGATTTGGTGGTAACATCAGTTATATGAGCAATGGGCTAAGTGCTGATGTTGGCGTAACTTGGTATGATGACCAAGATGACGTTGCGTCTTACGAAACACAAACCGATGGTTATACTTTGTTAGATGCCAGTGTTCAGTACGAATTTGGTGGCCAAGGCGTAGAGTGGATTGTTTATGCAAAAGGAAACAATTTAACCGACGAAGAGGCTCGCGTTCATACATCATTTTTGAAAGATCAAGCGCCACTACCTGGCCGTAATCTTACGCTAGGAGTACGTGCGCTGTTCTAA
- a CDS encoding nucleotidyltransferase family protein, whose amino-acid sequence MTNAESDARLSVSRMLTEDLYRMQCLNALKSLKLPQGYLAAGFLRNAIWDELHGFKKPTPLNDIDVIYYNPSDTSKKSELHIENALSEQVPSALWQVKNQARMHVKHGHNAYKDCEEAISYWIEQETCVAIRLCPNEEGDKFDMLAPYGLSRNFAGTISINPRHPRGDVFTQRVHSKNWLLTWPQLTLGSALVGSI is encoded by the coding sequence ATGACGAACGCAGAAAGCGATGCTAGATTATCGGTTAGCCGCATGCTAACCGAAGATCTTTACCGCATGCAGTGCTTGAACGCATTAAAATCGCTAAAGTTGCCCCAAGGGTATTTAGCGGCGGGATTTTTACGTAATGCCATATGGGATGAGCTTCACGGCTTTAAGAAACCTACGCCGTTAAACGACATCGATGTTATCTACTACAACCCATCAGATACCTCAAAAAAATCAGAGCTCCACATAGAAAATGCGCTGTCTGAGCAAGTACCTTCAGCACTCTGGCAAGTGAAGAATCAGGCGCGTATGCATGTGAAGCACGGCCACAACGCGTATAAAGACTGTGAAGAAGCGATTAGCTATTGGATAGAACAAGAAACCTGTGTAGCTATTAGGCTTTGCCCAAATGAAGAGGGCGATAAGTTTGATATGCTTGCGCCCTATGGGCTATCACGTAATTTTGCCGGTACGATTTCGATAAACCCCCGCCACCCTAGAGGCGATGTATTTACCCAGCGGGTACACTCGAAAAATTGGCTGCTAACGTGGCCGCAACTTACGTTGGGTTCAGCGTTGGTTGGCTCTATTTGA